One segment of Chloroflexota bacterium DNA contains the following:
- a CDS encoding starvation-sensing protein RspA yields the protein MSASADDIQPILPPVWEPGGGQPALKITNVKTICTAPDGIRLVIVKVETSEPGLYGLGCATFTQRPLAVVTAVEQYLKPFVIGRNPDDIEDIWQAAYVSSYWRSGPVLNNAMSGIDQALWDIKAKRAGVPLYQLFGGKVRKAADVYVHATGRDFQEVEDRARAFMAQGHRHVRCQVEVRGYSTYGSGGHRSDTAASAKPAYRPPLDTRPWEPRPYTQTVPRLFEHMRNALGWDVELLHDVHERVPPIMAIQLAKELEQYKLFFLEDIFAPEDNDYFRILRQQCAVPIAMGELYVNQHEYVPLIRDRLIDFIRVHISDIGGLTPARKLGILCEFFGVRTAWHGPGDTSPVGHSANLQLDLSSSNFGIQEASLFGERTKEVFPGCPEVRDGAMWSNEQPGLGIDVNEELAAKYPFPEHPVNGAWPEIRRRDGTVQKP from the coding sequence ATGTCAGCCAGCGCTGATGACATTCAGCCGATTCTGCCGCCAGTCTGGGAGCCGGGCGGCGGCCAGCCAGCCCTCAAGATCACCAACGTCAAGACGATCTGCACCGCGCCGGATGGCATCCGGCTGGTCATCGTCAAGGTCGAGACGAGCGAGCCGGGCCTCTATGGCCTCGGCTGCGCGACGTTCACCCAGCGCCCGCTGGCGGTCGTGACGGCCGTCGAGCAGTATCTCAAGCCGTTCGTCATCGGGCGCAACCCGGACGACATCGAGGACATCTGGCAGGCGGCCTACGTCAGCTCGTACTGGCGCAGCGGCCCGGTCCTGAACAACGCGATGTCCGGCATCGACCAGGCGCTCTGGGACATCAAGGCGAAGCGGGCCGGCGTGCCGCTCTACCAGTTGTTCGGCGGGAAGGTCCGCAAGGCGGCGGACGTGTACGTCCACGCCACCGGCCGCGACTTCCAGGAGGTCGAGGACCGGGCGCGGGCGTTCATGGCCCAGGGCCATCGCCACGTTCGGTGTCAGGTCGAGGTGCGGGGCTACTCCACCTACGGCAGCGGCGGCCATCGCAGCGACACGGCGGCGTCTGCGAAGCCGGCCTATCGCCCGCCGCTGGACACCCGCCCCTGGGAGCCGCGCCCGTACACTCAGACGGTGCCGCGCCTCTTCGAGCACATGCGCAACGCCCTTGGCTGGGACGTTGAGCTGCTGCACGACGTGCATGAGCGCGTCCCACCGATCATGGCGATTCAGCTTGCCAAGGAGCTGGAACAGTACAAGCTGTTCTTCCTCGAGGACATCTTCGCCCCCGAGGACAACGACTACTTCCGGATCCTCCGGCAGCAGTGCGCCGTCCCCATCGCGATGGGCGAGCTGTACGTCAACCAGCACGAGTACGTGCCGCTGATCCGCGACCGGCTGATCGACTTTATCCGGGTCCACATCTCGGACATCGGCGGCCTGACGCCGGCCCGCAAGCTCGGCATCCTCTGCGAGTTCTTCGGGGTGCGGACGGCCTGGCACGGCCCTGGCGACACCTCGCCCGTCGGCCACTCCGCGAACCTCCAACTGGACCTGTCGTCGTCCAACTTCGGGATTCAGGAGGCCTCGCTGTTCGGCGAGCGGACAAAGGAGGTCTTCCCCGGCTGCCCCGAGGTCCGCGACGGCGCGATGTGGTCGAACGAGCAGCCCGGGTTGGGCATCGACGTGAACGAGGAGCTGGCGGCGAAGTACCCGTTCCCCGAACACCCGGTCAACGGCGCGTGGCCGGAGATCCGGCGGCGGGACGGCACCGTCCAGAAGCCGTAG